One genomic window of Vibrio ziniensis includes the following:
- a CDS encoding phosphoadenylyl-sulfate reductase has protein sequence MPDTVIVPDLSELLVLTKVEQTLRLAEVNAYLESLTAQERVKWAFDNLSGTHAVSSSFGIQAALMLHLVSSVKADVPVVLTDTGYLFPETYQFIDELTQRLNLNLKIYKSDLTPAWQEARFGKLWEQGVKGIEQYNRLNKVEPMRKALDELSVGVWFSGLRRDQAQSRATLPILAVQNGVFKFLPVIDWTNKDVHYYLKDNDLPYHPLWEQGYLSVGDTHTTRKWEPGMAEEETRFFGLKRECGLHEDDSQENNGSGI, from the coding sequence ATGCCTGATACTGTCATTGTGCCTGATTTGTCAGAATTGCTCGTTCTGACGAAAGTAGAACAAACACTCCGTCTTGCTGAGGTAAATGCTTATCTCGAAAGCTTAACTGCTCAAGAACGAGTGAAATGGGCATTCGATAACTTGTCGGGTACTCATGCAGTATCTTCAAGTTTCGGTATTCAAGCTGCTTTAATGCTTCATCTAGTATCCAGCGTTAAAGCAGATGTCCCAGTAGTCTTAACCGACACTGGGTATTTGTTCCCAGAAACGTACCAATTTATTGATGAGCTAACGCAACGTCTAAACCTGAATCTGAAAATCTACAAATCTGATCTGACACCAGCTTGGCAAGAAGCTCGTTTTGGTAAGCTTTGGGAGCAGGGGGTAAAGGGAATCGAACAATACAACCGTCTTAATAAAGTAGAGCCAATGCGCAAAGCATTAGATGAGCTATCGGTAGGTGTTTGGTTTTCAGGATTACGTCGAGATCAGGCTCAATCCAGAGCGACATTGCCTATATTAGCTGTACAGAACGGCGTGTTTAAGTTTCTCCCTGTAATCGACTGGACAAATAAAGATGTCCACTATTACCTAAAAGATAATGACCTTCCTTACCATCCGCTATGGGAACAAGGTTACCTGTCGGTCGGTGATACACACACCACCCGTAAATGGGAACCAGGCATGGCAGAAGAAGAGACCCGTTTCTTTGGATTGAAGCGAGAATGTGGCTTGCATGAAGACGATTCTCAGGAAAATAACGGTTCTGGGATCTAA
- the cysI gene encoding assimilatory sulfite reductase (NADPH) hemoprotein subunit — translation MSTKIENNSQEVLGEVLGPLSDNERLKRESNFLRGTIEQDLQDRITGGFTADNFQLIRFHGMYQQDDRDIRNERAKQKLEPLHNVMLRARMPGGIIQPKQWLAIDKFASEHTMYGSIRLTTRQTFQFHGVLKPNIKLMHQTLNSIGIDSIATAGDVNRNVLCTSNPVESELHQEAYEWAAKISEHLLPKTRAYAEIWLDGEKVETTDEEPILGSTYLPRKFKTTVVIPPHNDIDVHANDLSFVAIADNGKLVGFNVLVGGGLAMTHGDNSTYPRRADDFGFIPVDKTLDVAAAVVTTQRDWGNRSNRKNAKTKYTLDRVGVDVFKAEVEKRAGIQFEVSRPYEFTERGDRIGWVEGIDGKFHLSLFIENGRLLDYPGKPLKTGVAEIAKIHQGDFRMTANQNLIVAGVPADQKDVIEKIAREHGLMDDSVSEQRKNSMACVAFPTCPLAMAEAERFLPSFVTDVEGILAKHNLPKEDNIILRVTGCPNGCGRAMLAELGLVGKAPGRYNLHLGGNRAGTRIPKMYKENITEQQILEEIDQLVGRWSQEREVGESFGDFTIRTGIIEEVVVSKRDFYA, via the coding sequence ATGAGCACTAAAATCGAAAACAACAGCCAAGAAGTATTAGGCGAAGTGCTTGGTCCTCTTTCGGATAACGAGCGTTTAAAGAGAGAAAGTAATTTCCTTCGCGGTACGATCGAGCAAGATCTGCAAGATCGTATTACAGGTGGATTCACGGCTGACAACTTTCAGTTAATTCGTTTCCACGGTATGTATCAACAAGATGATCGTGATATCCGTAACGAGCGTGCTAAGCAAAAACTGGAACCATTACATAATGTGATGCTTCGTGCACGTATGCCTGGCGGTATTATCCAGCCGAAACAGTGGCTAGCTATTGATAAGTTTGCTTCAGAGCACACTATGTATGGAAGCATTCGTTTGACGACTCGTCAAACCTTCCAGTTCCATGGTGTGTTAAAGCCAAATATTAAGTTGATGCACCAAACGCTCAATAGCATTGGTATTGATTCAATCGCGACGGCGGGTGATGTTAACCGTAACGTGTTATGTACTTCTAACCCTGTGGAATCTGAGTTACATCAAGAAGCTTATGAGTGGGCAGCGAAAATCAGTGAACATTTATTACCAAAAACGCGTGCTTATGCCGAAATTTGGTTAGATGGTGAGAAAGTAGAAACTACCGACGAAGAACCTATTCTAGGAAGCACTTATCTTCCTCGTAAGTTCAAAACAACGGTTGTCATCCCTCCTCATAACGACATTGATGTACACGCTAACGATTTGAGTTTTGTCGCTATTGCCGATAACGGTAAGCTGGTGGGCTTTAATGTGCTGGTGGGCGGTGGCCTCGCTATGACGCATGGTGATAATTCGACTTATCCTCGTCGCGCCGATGACTTTGGTTTCATTCCTGTAGACAAAACGCTCGATGTAGCGGCGGCAGTGGTTACAACTCAGCGTGATTGGGGTAACCGTTCAAACCGTAAGAATGCGAAAACCAAATACACATTAGACCGCGTTGGTGTTGACGTATTTAAAGCAGAAGTAGAAAAGCGTGCTGGAATCCAATTTGAAGTGAGCCGTCCTTATGAATTCACTGAACGTGGTGATCGTATAGGTTGGGTAGAAGGCATTGATGGCAAGTTCCATCTCTCTCTATTTATAGAGAATGGTCGTTTACTTGATTATCCGGGTAAACCTCTAAAAACGGGTGTGGCTGAAATTGCGAAGATCCACCAGGGTGATTTCCGCATGACAGCAAACCAGAACTTAATTGTTGCTGGTGTGCCAGCAGATCAAAAAGATGTCATTGAGAAGATAGCGCGTGAACATGGTTTGATGGATGATTCTGTCAGTGAGCAGCGTAAGAACTCAATGGCGTGTGTTGCTTTCCCTACGTGTCCATTAGCCATGGCAGAAGCAGAACGTTTCCTACCTTCTTTTGTTACTGATGTTGAGGGGATACTCGCAAAACATAACCTACCAAAAGAAGACAATATTATTTTGCGTGTAACGGGCTGTCCAAATGGCTGTGGACGTGCGATGTTGGCAGAACTCGGTTTGGTCGGTAAAGCTCCTGGTCGTTATAACTTACATCTAGGTGGTAACAGAGCGGGTACTCGCATTCCTAAGATGTATAAAGAGAACATTACTGAGCAACAGATCTTAGAAGAGATCGATCAGTTAGTGGGTCGTTGGTCTCAAGAGCGTGAAGTTGGCGAAAGCTTTGGTGATTTCACTATCCGTACTGGGATTATAGAAGAGGTCGTTGTATCTAAGAGAGACTTTTATGCCTGA
- a CDS encoding assimilatory sulfite reductase (NADPH) flavoprotein subunit, which yields MNKEVVTMSSGNTIPKELVSLTGPLNDSQLNQLQQTVSQLSPQQLAWVSGYFWGLSQSQSTATNPLITQASAVAAAKPDSQLTIIYASQTGNAKGVAEALEHEAQAAGVAVRLFDASDYKGKDLAKETHVIFVASTNGEGEAPDNALELHEFLQSKKAPKLPNLEYGVIGLGDSSYEFFCQTGKDFDAFLEKLGAKRFIDRVDCDVDYDQPATQWRAKALEVVKASLASTQAEVVQLPVGQAAASHSQYTKQNPYTATLLTSQKITGRDSGKDVRHIEIDLEGSGLTYQPGDALGVWYENSSELANAIAGAVGLSGVESVDVDGESLSIHSALVSKYEITGANPQLVTKFAELSGSEKLQALVADKDKLREYASNTQVIDVLNEQHTKLSAQELVSLLRRLTPRLYSIASSQSEVEEEVHLTVGIVEYEQGEEVRQGGASSFLGRRLEEGDEVKVFIEHNNNFKLPQDDSTPIIMVGPGTGIAPFRSFVQERDNRGAEGKSWLFFGDRTFTQDFLYQVEWQKYLKSGALSRLDVAFSRDQHEKVYVQHRILEQAEQVWEWLQDGAYIYICGDATRMAKDVHEALVIVAEQQGGLTREKAEEYLNELRKAKRYQRDVY from the coding sequence ATGAATAAGGAAGTCGTGACAATGTCTTCAGGAAATACCATACCAAAAGAGCTGGTTAGTTTAACTGGCCCACTAAACGACTCGCAGTTAAACCAACTGCAACAAACAGTTTCACAACTATCACCTCAGCAATTAGCTTGGGTGAGCGGTTATTTTTGGGGGTTAAGCCAATCTCAATCTACGGCAACCAATCCTCTTATTACTCAAGCCTCAGCGGTAGCTGCGGCGAAACCAGATAGTCAACTCACCATTATTTATGCTTCTCAAACGGGTAATGCTAAAGGTGTGGCAGAGGCGTTAGAGCATGAAGCGCAAGCGGCAGGTGTTGCTGTGCGTTTGTTTGATGCCAGTGATTACAAAGGTAAAGACTTAGCGAAAGAGACCCACGTTATTTTTGTGGCTTCCACCAACGGTGAAGGTGAAGCTCCTGATAATGCTCTGGAGCTACATGAATTCCTGCAATCAAAGAAAGCGCCTAAATTACCGAATTTAGAATACGGTGTGATTGGGTTGGGCGATTCCAGTTATGAGTTTTTCTGCCAAACAGGTAAAGACTTTGATGCATTCCTGGAAAAGCTAGGCGCTAAACGTTTTATTGATCGCGTTGATTGCGATGTGGATTACGACCAGCCAGCTACGCAATGGCGTGCAAAAGCTCTTGAAGTAGTGAAAGCTTCACTAGCGAGTACTCAAGCAGAAGTGGTTCAGCTACCTGTAGGTCAGGCAGCGGCTTCCCACTCTCAATACACGAAACAAAATCCATATACGGCTACATTACTGACGAGTCAAAAAATCACTGGTCGTGACTCAGGAAAAGACGTTCGTCATATCGAAATTGACTTAGAAGGCTCTGGTCTAACTTATCAACCAGGTGACGCGCTAGGTGTTTGGTATGAAAACAGCTCAGAACTGGCTAATGCTATTGCCGGCGCAGTAGGTTTATCGGGCGTTGAAAGTGTAGATGTTGATGGCGAAAGTCTCTCTATTCATAGCGCACTCGTTAGCAAATATGAAATCACGGGCGCTAATCCTCAACTTGTTACTAAGTTTGCTGAGCTATCGGGCAGTGAAAAGCTACAAGCTCTAGTGGCTGATAAAGACAAACTTCGTGAATACGCGTCGAACACTCAAGTTATTGATGTATTAAATGAGCAACACACCAAGTTGTCTGCTCAGGAGTTGGTATCTTTGCTACGTCGTTTAACTCCTCGTCTCTATTCTATTGCATCCAGTCAGTCTGAAGTGGAAGAAGAAGTACACCTCACTGTCGGCATTGTTGAATACGAACAAGGTGAAGAAGTTCGTCAAGGCGGAGCGTCTAGCTTCTTAGGTCGCAGACTGGAAGAGGGCGATGAAGTTAAAGTGTTTATTGAGCACAATAATAACTTCAAGCTACCACAGGATGACTCTACGCCAATCATCATGGTCGGTCCGGGTACTGGTATTGCACCATTCCGCAGCTTTGTTCAAGAGCGTGATAACCGAGGAGCAGAAGGTAAGAGCTGGTTGTTCTTCGGTGACCGTACATTTACCCAAGATTTCTTATACCAAGTTGAGTGGCAGAAATATCTGAAGTCTGGTGCTTTAAGTCGTTTGGATGTGGCATTTAGCCGCGACCAACATGAAAAAGTGTATGTGCAACATCGTATCCTTGAGCAGGCAGAGCAAGTTTGGGAATGGCTGCAAGATGGCGCCTACATCTATATCTGTGGTGATGCCACTCGCATGGCGAAAGATGTCCATGAAGCATTAGTGATTGTTGCAGAGCAACAAGGTGGCCTGACTCGCGAGAAGGCTGAAGAGTATTTGAATGAACTTCGCAAAGCGAAACGTTACCAAAGGGATGTGTACTAA
- a CDS encoding TIGR04219 family outer membrane beta-barrel protein, giving the protein MNKPIVAVFTSLLMMGSAPAWCADSLVDVKVAADMWFPSTKIDNTRRDDANSPVLNLAVEHQLPYLPNMSIRYTNLDADYASYDKYDYTFYYNILDRELMTFDAGISMTQYASSDYKAKDGQKYSFDDMTFNWYAHAEISVPDTNFDIIGQFEFGNSDSIKSSDVIAGVQYVLPLQAGELSFRGGYRVIDLEFTDLATDSPDTDMSYVFADGWFLGTQFKF; this is encoded by the coding sequence ATGAATAAACCTATCGTAGCCGTATTTACCTCTTTATTAATGATGGGCTCGGCTCCTGCTTGGTGTGCCGATTCTTTAGTGGATGTCAAGGTAGCCGCTGATATGTGGTTCCCAAGCACTAAAATTGATAATACACGCCGTGATGATGCTAACTCTCCTGTATTGAATTTGGCGGTTGAGCATCAATTGCCATATTTGCCTAACATGAGTATTCGTTACACTAATCTAGACGCTGATTATGCGTCTTATGATAAGTACGATTACACTTTCTATTACAACATTTTAGATCGTGAGTTGATGACGTTTGATGCGGGTATTTCAATGACTCAGTATGCGAGCAGTGATTATAAAGCGAAAGATGGTCAGAAATACTCGTTCGATGATATGACTTTTAACTGGTATGCACATGCTGAAATTTCGGTGCCAGATACCAACTTTGACATCATTGGTCAATTTGAGTTCGGCAATAGCGATAGCATTAAAAGTTCAGATGTGATTGCAGGGGTTCAATACGTGCTTCCTTTGCAAGCGGGTGAGCTCTCTTTTAGAGGTGGCTACCGAGTGATTGACTTAGAATTTACGGATTTAGCTACAGACTCACCAGATACTGACATGTCTTATGTGTTTGCTGATGGTTGGTTTCTCGGGACTCAATTTAAGTTTTAA
- the pspG gene encoding envelope stress response protein PspG, whose protein sequence is MFEIIFILVFVATLLVTGLTLMSVFAAIGLSILVMLVLGMFGMAIKLLPWVILIAFVVWVFRQGDKAPR, encoded by the coding sequence ATGTTCGAGATTATTTTTATATTAGTGTTTGTGGCGACATTACTGGTGACAGGACTAACACTGATGAGTGTGTTTGCTGCTATTGGGTTATCGATATTGGTAATGCTGGTACTTGGTATGTTTGGTATGGCAATTAAATTGTTACCATGGGTGATACTGATAGCGTTTGTTGTGTGGGTATTCCGTCAGGGAGATAAAGCGCCACGTTAA
- the dusA gene encoding tRNA dihydrouridine(20/20a) synthase DusA, translating into MYPSFRLSVAPMLDWTDRHCRYFHRLMTSQTLLYTEMVTTGAIIHGKGDFLAYNQEEHPLALQLGGSNPVDLAHCAKLAQERGYDEINLNVGCPSDRVQNGRFGACLMAEPQLVADCVAAMKDVVDVPVTVKTRIGIDDLDSYEFLTDFITIVSEKGGCEHFTIHARKAWLSGLSPKENREIPPLDYNRAYQIKRDFAHLNIAINGGVKSLEEAKQHLAHLDGVMIGREAYQSPYILAEVDQQIFGLDTPVKKRSEVIFEMFPYIEQQLSQGAYLGHITRHMLGMFQNMPGARQWRRYISENAHKQGAGIEVVEAALAKIPYQELGV; encoded by the coding sequence ATGTATCCATCATTCCGATTATCTGTCGCTCCGATGCTCGATTGGACTGACCGCCATTGTCGTTACTTCCACCGTCTAATGACATCGCAAACTTTGTTGTATACCGAAATGGTGACGACTGGTGCGATCATTCATGGCAAAGGTGATTTTCTTGCTTATAACCAAGAAGAACATCCATTGGCGTTGCAGTTAGGCGGTTCGAATCCGGTTGATCTTGCGCACTGTGCCAAGCTAGCTCAAGAACGTGGTTACGATGAAATCAACCTGAACGTAGGCTGCCCATCAGACCGTGTGCAAAATGGTCGCTTTGGAGCATGTTTAATGGCTGAACCTCAGTTAGTTGCCGATTGTGTTGCTGCGATGAAAGATGTGGTTGATGTGCCTGTGACGGTAAAAACACGTATTGGTATCGATGATCTGGATTCGTACGAGTTCCTGACCGATTTCATTACCATCGTTTCAGAAAAAGGTGGCTGTGAACATTTTACTATTCACGCTCGTAAAGCATGGTTGAGTGGATTGAGCCCAAAAGAAAACCGTGAAATACCACCGTTGGACTACAACCGCGCTTATCAAATCAAACGAGACTTTGCACATTTAAACATTGCCATCAACGGCGGCGTGAAGAGTTTAGAAGAAGCGAAACAGCACTTGGCCCATCTCGATGGTGTGATGATTGGCCGCGAAGCTTACCAAAGTCCTTATATTTTGGCCGAAGTGGATCAGCAAATCTTTGGTTTAGATACACCAGTGAAAAAGCGTTCTGAAGTGATTTTTGAAATGTTCCCATATATCGAGCAACAGCTATCACAAGGTGCTTATCTTGGTCATATCACTCGCCATATGCTAGGCATGTTCCAGAATATGCCGGGTGCCCGTCAATGGCGTCGTTACATCAGTGAGAATGCACATAAGCAGGGTGCTGGTATTGAAGTTGTTGAAGCGGCTTTAGCTAAAATCCCATATCAAGAATTAGGCGTGTAA
- a CDS encoding site-specific integrase has product MTKAIIEKVTTKSGFKYKARVRYQLPNKKRFERAKTFSKKNHAQKWAQELIKQIESNGLPIEDTCKSILIGDLISLYLVDPFTSRGIGRSKRAVLQRLRTYDIALIEADKLTANHIVLHCKTRLEEPTKPLPQTVYHDVTYLRSVINVAETMFGYKANLRAHEEAIPTLITYGLIARSNSRERRPTLSELQKIEEGLRKRQTHRSSNIPLVDIFHISIYTCMRIGEICRVTWEDLNITASTLTIKNRKDPRIKQGNHCTIPLCEEALNIIIKQNKVNGEERIFPFKPQSIGAAWQRVCKELKIENLHYHDLRAEGACRLFEQGLNIIEISKITGHRDINVLNNVYLRLGVQALHSHSPLK; this is encoded by the coding sequence ATGACAAAAGCCATTATTGAAAAAGTCACAACAAAAAGTGGGTTCAAGTATAAAGCACGAGTTCGATATCAACTCCCAAACAAAAAACGTTTTGAAAGAGCTAAAACCTTTAGCAAAAAAAATCATGCTCAAAAATGGGCACAAGAACTAATTAAGCAAATAGAGTCAAATGGACTCCCAATAGAAGATACCTGTAAGAGCATTCTAATTGGTGATTTAATATCCCTTTACCTTGTAGACCCTTTCACATCTCGTGGCATAGGAAGATCAAAACGCGCAGTATTACAAAGACTTCGTACCTACGATATTGCTTTAATCGAAGCAGATAAGCTAACAGCAAATCACATTGTTCTGCATTGCAAAACTAGACTGGAAGAACCAACAAAACCGCTTCCACAAACGGTTTACCACGATGTAACTTACCTTCGAAGCGTAATTAATGTTGCTGAAACTATGTTTGGCTACAAAGCAAATCTAAGAGCACACGAGGAGGCTATTCCAACTCTAATAACCTACGGTTTAATTGCACGTAGTAATAGCAGAGAACGACGGCCAACTCTCTCAGAGTTGCAAAAGATAGAGGAAGGATTACGAAAACGTCAGACCCATAGATCCTCGAATATACCCCTCGTGGATATATTTCACATTTCAATATATACATGCATGCGTATAGGTGAGATTTGCCGTGTTACATGGGAGGATTTGAACATTACCGCATCAACACTAACCATTAAGAACCGTAAAGATCCTCGTATCAAGCAAGGAAATCACTGCACAATTCCGTTATGTGAAGAAGCATTAAATATCATTATAAAGCAAAATAAAGTCAACGGAGAAGAACGAATCTTCCCTTTCAAACCGCAGTCTATCGGTGCTGCATGGCAGCGAGTATGTAAAGAACTGAAGATTGAAAACTTACACTATCATGATCTCCGAGCTGAAGGGGCTTGTCGCTTGTTCGAACAAGGATTAAACATTATCGAGATATCAAAAATTACCGGGCATAGAGACATTAATGTCTTAAATAATGTTTATTTACGTTTAGGCGTTCAAGCTTTGCACTCTCATTCACCATTAAAGTAA
- a CDS encoding site-specific integrase, whose protein sequence is MAVYIETNFGKKGTTYKVRYRNKQKNKCKTFNSIVEAERYAKKLKNLSATIIKDSSTKLTVGEVIQSLLANEKTKEAMKGAISNLKMLLNYDIALIRTNELRASDLINHCQQRQSDLTQPSPATLYHDITNIISALKLGKSLHNLNIDISGLIEGKSALYKLKLISSSTPRSRRPKSEEITQILDLAADIQNNTKTKLPILDISDLALETAMRRGEITKVKWGDYNPKKATLIIRDRKHPTRPSDHHIWLSPKAIEIVERQTRGLPNEPIFPFSPSSITMLWGKMCKQLCIKDLHFHDLRSEAACRYYLQHWDIVRIAKQTGHKDLNTLNNFYLRLGLTDRQLLKKNEHNPKN, encoded by the coding sequence ATGGCTGTGTATATTGAAACTAACTTTGGCAAAAAAGGCACAACTTATAAAGTTCGTTACCGCAATAAACAAAAGAATAAATGTAAAACATTTAACAGCATAGTTGAGGCAGAAAGATATGCTAAAAAGCTCAAAAACCTATCGGCAACGATAATAAAAGACTCATCGACTAAATTAACAGTCGGTGAGGTTATCCAAAGCCTTCTAGCAAATGAAAAAACCAAAGAAGCGATGAAAGGTGCTATTTCTAATTTGAAAATGCTACTGAACTATGACATAGCTTTGATACGAACTAATGAATTACGCGCTTCTGACCTTATTAATCACTGTCAGCAACGTCAAAGCGATCTAACTCAACCAAGTCCTGCAACGCTCTACCATGATATCACCAACATTATCTCTGCTTTAAAACTCGGTAAAAGCTTACATAATTTAAATATTGATATTAGTGGGTTGATCGAAGGCAAATCTGCACTTTATAAGCTCAAACTAATCTCCAGCAGTACTCCTAGGTCTCGACGCCCAAAAAGCGAAGAAATAACTCAAATATTGGATTTAGCTGCTGATATCCAGAACAACACCAAGACAAAACTTCCAATTCTCGACATATCTGACCTTGCTCTTGAAACAGCGATGAGGCGAGGAGAGATAACGAAAGTCAAATGGGGGGACTACAACCCCAAAAAAGCGACTCTCATCATTCGTGACCGTAAACATCCAACAAGACCAAGTGATCATCATATCTGGTTAAGTCCAAAAGCTATCGAGATAGTGGAACGTCAAACAAGGGGACTGCCGAATGAACCAATTTTCCCGTTTTCGCCCAGCTCCATTACGATGCTATGGGGGAAAATGTGCAAACAACTTTGTATAAAAGATCTACATTTTCACGACTTACGATCTGAAGCAGCTTGCCGTTACTACCTTCAGCATTGGGACATTGTTCGAATAGCAAAACAAACCGGACATAAAGATCTAAATACACTAAATAACTTTTATCTACGCCTAGGTCTAACCGACCGTCAACTACTTAAAAAGAACGAACATAACCCAAAGAATTAA
- a CDS encoding helicase RepA family protein, with protein MTTNKQFSYAGMTLTRGSTNYDAKHSWLVKNLIRNKSLGVLYGMPDSFKSFTTIDLACSIATGRKYHGEITQQGAVVYIAAEGQQGISRRIKAWERTNNLLTNDLWVLGSSMPLNTPKAQNDFIELIKQLEIAKKVKVELIVIDTLARCMEGDENSPSDMGKFVRACDFIRGATNSSILCVHHSGKDINKGARGSNALVASIDFEFKMKRIKGDIAVMLINTKQKDADTAPPITIQYKQVDLGITCEEGLPITSLANLSQHAPDTRNGISNIIDIINKHPLKSMTRHELNQALFPSTSKIQDSDRQKIKRALDTLIKKKLVTIEKKGVNSTKADIISIIH; from the coding sequence ATGACAACTAATAAACAATTTTCTTATGCAGGAATGACTCTAACTAGAGGTTCAACTAACTATGATGCTAAACACTCTTGGTTAGTGAAAAATTTAATACGCAATAAATCTTTAGGGGTGTTATATGGTATGCCAGACTCTTTCAAATCATTTACAACAATCGACCTTGCTTGTTCCATTGCTACAGGTAGAAAATATCATGGAGAAATAACTCAACAAGGCGCTGTCGTGTACATTGCAGCGGAAGGTCAACAAGGCATATCGCGAAGAATTAAGGCTTGGGAAAGAACTAATAATCTACTAACAAATGACCTATGGGTTCTTGGTTCTAGTATGCCTTTAAATACTCCTAAAGCACAGAATGACTTTATCGAATTAATTAAGCAACTTGAAATAGCTAAGAAAGTTAAAGTTGAACTTATTGTAATAGACACTCTGGCAAGATGTATGGAAGGAGATGAAAATAGCCCTAGCGACATGGGGAAATTTGTAAGAGCTTGTGATTTCATTCGCGGAGCTACTAATTCATCCATTCTATGCGTTCACCATTCTGGTAAAGATATAAATAAAGGAGCGAGAGGTAGTAATGCGTTAGTTGCCTCTATAGATTTTGAATTTAAAATGAAACGTATTAAAGGTGATATTGCTGTAATGCTTATTAATACTAAGCAAAAAGATGCAGATACTGCCCCACCAATAACTATACAGTATAAACAAGTCGACTTAGGCATTACTTGTGAAGAAGGTTTACCCATTACGTCGCTGGCAAATTTATCTCAGCACGCTCCAGATACACGAAACGGGATAAGTAACATTATAGATATAATCAACAAACATCCCTTAAAGTCGATGACTAGACATGAGCTAAATCAAGCCCTATTCCCATCGACAAGTAAGATACAAGATAGTGACAGACAAAAAATTAAACGTGCACTAGATACATTGATAAAAAAGAAACTTGTGACAATTGAAAAAAAAGGAGTGAATAGCACCAAAGCTGACATCATTTCTATAATCCACTAA
- a CDS encoding retron St85 family RNA-directed DNA polymerase — MELINKISTITGVPKGTCISLIVTAPRRYKRYEIPKRNGSGTRLIAQPAKSIKTLQRVCIEILRDYLPVHGVAMAYEVGVGIKRNANRHRYHRYVLKMDFSDFFPSITPEVLLNTISRHGVVLSDIDKMVLTNLLFWKPTRHNDNLQLSIGAPSSPFVSNAVMFFFDSMLNEKCRQLGITYTRYADDLIFSTNLKDVLFEVPSLLSRDVLANTEFNFLCINEGKTVFASKRNNRHITGVTITNDGRLSIGRKRKRVLSSLIHKFTTGELKDPIEIMKLKGLLGFAKHIEPIFIQRMAVKYGSEVIEQLKKYPTKI; from the coding sequence ATGGAATTAATTAATAAAATTTCGACAATTACTGGAGTTCCTAAAGGTACCTGCATTTCGCTAATTGTAACTGCTCCTCGACGATATAAAAGATACGAGATTCCCAAAAGAAACGGCAGTGGTACACGTTTAATTGCTCAACCAGCTAAGAGTATTAAGACTCTACAACGAGTTTGTATTGAAATTCTAAGAGACTATCTACCAGTGCATGGTGTTGCGATGGCTTATGAGGTTGGAGTTGGCATAAAACGAAATGCTAATAGACACCGTTATCATCGATATGTATTGAAAATGGATTTCTCTGACTTTTTTCCATCAATAACACCAGAAGTCCTACTCAATACGATAAGTCGGCATGGTGTAGTTCTTTCTGACATTGATAAAATGGTTTTAACTAATCTGCTTTTTTGGAAGCCTACAAGACATAACGATAATCTTCAGTTAAGTATAGGAGCTCCTAGTTCTCCTTTTGTGTCTAATGCAGTAATGTTCTTTTTTGATTCAATGTTGAATGAGAAATGTAGGCAGTTAGGTATAACATATACGAGATATGCTGATGACCTAATATTTAGTACTAACTTGAAAGATGTATTATTTGAAGTGCCAAGTTTATTATCTAGAGATGTACTCGCAAATACAGAGTTTAATTTTCTTTGTATCAATGAGGGTAAAACAGTCTTTGCATCGAAAAGAAATAATCGCCATATAACAGGTGTTACTATTACTAATGATGGACGCTTATCTATTGGTCGTAAGCGAAAAAGAGTTTTAAGCTCTTTAATTCATAAATTTACTACTGGTGAGTTGAAAGACCCTATAGAGATAATGAAGCTAAAAGGCCTCCTTGGATTTGCGAAACATATAGAGCCAATATTCATACAGAGAATGGCTGTGAAGTATGGTTCTGAAGTTATAGAACAGCTTAAAAAATATCCGACTAAAATATAA